One genomic segment of Streptomyces sp. RerS4 includes these proteins:
- a CDS encoding winged helix-turn-helix domain-containing protein: MGRITRGEGDVVLRVHFTVEDLAQVQVTVLGPLAETQLSLQTVQRRDRAALFGGWRARTGPQIGADGRETARFLSSSAGGLVDLFTLVGAVGCMDEGIERLISASDRRLHAEFSVLPRASTRRAPWLAEAMDGDPRTVRRMAVALQGWNRVAVDPYWGRIDQHLVGEVARRGRLMVQGGAGALLDSLRPMAVWQPPVLEIPGYRPLIHPEADFHLGGRPFILAPSVFCGPVPQLFASPQAETVVMVYPALNNPVHAAALWASPTDMRQVDAPVPPTLSALLGRTRAIVLCVIADHPACTTTQLAQLAGISPASASEHATTLRSAGLTTLTRQRKVALHTLTHLGLTLLNTNGSVPAGS, translated from the coding sequence ATGGGAAGGATCACCAGGGGCGAGGGGGATGTCGTGCTACGGGTTCACTTCACTGTCGAGGACCTGGCGCAGGTGCAGGTCACGGTGCTGGGGCCGCTGGCAGAGACGCAGCTGAGCCTGCAGACTGTGCAGCGACGTGACCGTGCGGCGCTGTTCGGTGGTTGGCGTGCGCGTACCGGTCCGCAGATCGGCGCCGATGGGAGGGAAACGGCGCGGTTTCTCAGCTCTTCTGCTGGGGGCCTGGTCGATCTGTTCACTCTCGTGGGCGCGGTGGGCTGTATGGACGAGGGGATAGAGCGGCTGATCAGTGCGTCGGACCGGCGGCTGCACGCGGAGTTCTCCGTACTTCCGCGCGCGAGTACGCGGCGGGCACCGTGGCTGGCCGAAGCGATGGATGGCGACCCGCGGACGGTGCGAAGGATGGCCGTCGCGTTACAGGGCTGGAACCGGGTGGCGGTTGACCCGTACTGGGGGCGTATCGACCAGCACCTGGTGGGGGAGGTGGCCCGGCGTGGGCGGCTCATGGTGCAGGGCGGGGCAGGGGCACTGCTGGACAGTCTGCGCCCGATGGCCGTGTGGCAGCCCCCCGTGCTCGAGATTCCGGGCTATCGGCCCCTGATCCACCCGGAGGCCGACTTCCACTTGGGGGGCCGTCCGTTCATTCTGGCCCCGTCGGTGTTCTGCGGGCCGGTTCCACAGCTGTTCGCCAGCCCCCAGGCCGAGACGGTCGTCATGGTGTATCCGGCTCTGAACAACCCGGTCCACGCGGCTGCCCTTTGGGCTTCCCCCACGGATATGCGCCAGGTCGATGCCCCGGTGCCGCCAACTCTATCCGCACTCCTCGGCCGTACCAGGGCAATCGTGCTGTGCGTGATAGCCGACCATCCTGCGTGCACTACTACGCAGCTCGCGCAGCTGGCGGGCATATCACCGGCCAGCGCGAGCGAGCACGCCACCACCCTGCGCAGCGCCGGGCTGACCACTTTGACCCGGCAGCGGAAGGTTGCCCTTCACACGCTGACCCATCTCGGCCTCACCCTGCTGAACACCAATGGTTCCGTTCCAGCCGGCTCCTGA
- the nadE gene encoding NAD(+) synthase: MRSVRAFHAADYVREKCRVLNGYLRRNSLDSVVVGISGGVDSAVVLAIAETARKIPGSPIVNVVPVMAPIYDTSAATGQSDGVSRSREICDALGLTPLLVDLTGAHSALKSAVDADLPRAGADWASGQLASYIRTPAFYYAVSTLTERGHAAILLGTTNRDEGAYLGFFGKASDAMVDVQPISDLHKSEVYALARYLELPRSVIDAIPTGDMYDGRTDEDVFGTPYDFVELYLNWLTLPPDERELRKASWPESAHLEFKEMASRLESLHSFNAHKYAASSPAVHLNVLPSAVPGGWSHGHGIAWVED; encoded by the coding sequence ATGCGTTCGGTCCGAGCGTTCCACGCAGCCGACTATGTCCGCGAGAAGTGCAGGGTCCTGAACGGGTACTTGCGGCGCAACAGCCTCGACTCGGTCGTCGTGGGCATATCCGGCGGTGTCGACTCGGCTGTCGTGCTGGCCATCGCGGAGACTGCCCGTAAGATCCCCGGCTCGCCGATCGTGAACGTCGTTCCGGTGATGGCGCCGATCTACGACACCTCCGCAGCGACAGGGCAATCCGACGGGGTGAGCCGCAGCCGGGAAATTTGTGATGCGTTGGGCCTGACCCCCTTGTTGGTCGACCTGACCGGGGCGCACTCGGCCCTCAAGAGCGCAGTGGACGCGGATCTGCCTCGGGCCGGCGCGGATTGGGCATCGGGGCAGCTCGCCAGTTACATACGGACGCCGGCCTTCTACTACGCCGTCAGCACACTCACCGAGCGCGGGCACGCCGCCATCCTGCTGGGGACCACGAACCGTGACGAGGGCGCCTACCTGGGCTTCTTCGGTAAGGCTTCCGACGCGATGGTCGACGTTCAGCCCATCAGCGACCTGCACAAAAGCGAGGTGTACGCGCTGGCTCGCTACCTGGAACTGCCTCGCTCCGTCATCGACGCCATTCCCACGGGTGACATGTACGACGGGCGCACGGACGAAGACGTCTTCGGAACCCCGTACGACTTTGTCGAGCTCTATCTCAACTGGCTCACACTCCCGCCCGACGAGAGGGAACTGCGAAAGGCGAGTTGGCCGGAATCGGCCCACCTTGAATTCAAGGAGATGGCGTCCCGCCTGGAGTCCCTCCATTCTTTCAATGCGCACAAGTACGCGGCCAGCAGTCCGGCCGTACACCTCAATGTGTTGCCCTCTGCCGTCCCGGGCGGTTGGAGTCACGGCCACGGCATCGCATGGGTGGAGGACTGA
- a CDS encoding 2OG-Fe(II) oxygenase produces the protein MSVNPFCLSRDTELGISAGGSWAPTVSELPHVDAKVIENFLTSAEVELLSAELAAQRLVPTGRDGILAHYSPGDPVGSLRATAESGALAAEFYRRLQSCVSLEVTPDDPTDSDGRSWNPLSVNPRMRFIRYERGGLLVPHYDAPYRAPDGTRTLLTVVIYLSYEAVGGETRFIADKQNGLPFAQRDFSDWQRIASPEEILTAHHPVPGDALLFWHRTLHDSAPLLEGTKTILRTDVLYEPTGPA, from the coding sequence ATGTCGGTCAACCCCTTTTGTCTTTCCCGGGACACGGAGCTGGGCATCTCGGCCGGCGGGTCGTGGGCCCCGACCGTGTCAGAACTTCCGCACGTCGATGCCAAAGTGATCGAAAATTTTCTCACTTCGGCCGAAGTGGAGCTCCTCTCGGCTGAGCTCGCTGCCCAGCGTCTTGTTCCGACGGGCCGCGACGGTATTCTTGCCCATTACTCCCCGGGCGATCCGGTCGGTTCTCTGCGCGCTACGGCCGAATCCGGCGCGCTGGCGGCAGAATTTTACCGGCGACTCCAGTCGTGCGTCTCGCTGGAGGTGACGCCCGATGATCCGACCGATTCGGACGGGAGGTCCTGGAATCCACTGTCCGTCAATCCGCGGATGAGGTTCATCAGGTATGAGCGCGGCGGGCTTCTCGTCCCGCACTACGATGCGCCCTACCGTGCCCCGGACGGAACACGAACCCTCCTGACGGTGGTCATCTACTTGTCGTACGAGGCGGTCGGGGGAGAAACGCGGTTCATCGCCGACAAGCAGAACGGCCTTCCTTTTGCACAGCGAGATTTTTCGGACTGGCAGCGGATCGCGAGTCCCGAGGAGATACTGACTGCTCACCACCCTGTACCGGGCGATGCGCTTCTCTTCTGGCACCGAACACTTCACGACTCGGCCCCCCTTCTCGAGGGCACGAAGACGATTCTCAGAACCGATGTGCTCTATGAGCCGACTGGTCCGGCATAA
- a CDS encoding HIT domain-containing protein has product MDCVFCHLIHEGTARWMAREAEVCAFTPLNPLAPGHTLVVPTRHYTGVFDTPPEVLAASMSLVQRVATAMRTALDASGVNILSASGPGSEQSVPHLHFHVIPRWVDDGISTWPTGRSRRHLTSDPGTRLADALNRDHPAGHTS; this is encoded by the coding sequence ATGGACTGCGTCTTCTGCCACCTCATCCATGAAGGCACGGCACGCTGGATGGCCCGCGAGGCCGAGGTATGCGCCTTCACCCCGTTGAACCCGCTCGCGCCGGGGCACACGCTGGTGGTCCCCACCCGCCACTACACGGGCGTGTTCGATACCCCGCCCGAAGTGCTGGCCGCGTCGATGTCGCTGGTCCAGCGCGTGGCAACCGCCATGAGAACCGCGCTGGACGCCTCGGGCGTCAACATCCTGAGCGCCAGCGGACCCGGATCTGAGCAGTCGGTGCCTCACCTGCACTTCCACGTCATACCCCGATGGGTGGACGACGGGATCTCCACCTGGCCGACCGGACGATCCCGTCGCCACCTCACCAGCGACCCAGGCACACGACTGGCCGACGCACTCAACCGTGACCACCCAGCGGGCCACACAAGCTGA